In Chanodichthys erythropterus isolate Z2021 chromosome 18, ASM2448905v1, whole genome shotgun sequence, the following are encoded in one genomic region:
- the gstz1 gene encoding maleylacetoacetate isomerase isoform X1 yields MSASAARIIKPVLYGYFRSSCSWRVRIAFALKGIEYEQKPVNLIKDGGQQLTDQFKAINPMQQVPAVTIDGITLSQSLAIIQYIEETRPEPRLLPADPKQRAHVRIICDIIASGIQPLQNLYVIQKIGAGKVQWAQHFINRGFEALEPILKQTAGKYCVGDEISMADICLVPQVYNAERFKVDMSQFPTIRRLNQTLIEIDAFKVSHPSHQPDTPDDLQA; encoded by the exons ATGAGTGCATCAGCTGCACGTATAATCAAG CCTGTTCTTTATGGATACTTTAGGAGTTCTTGCTCTTGGAGAGTGCGGATAG CATTTGCATTGAAAGGCATTGAATATGAGCAAAAACCAGTAAATCTCATCAAGGATGGTGGGCAACAG CTCACAGATCAGTTCAAGGCAATTAATCCAATGCAGCAAGTTCCTGCAGTCACCATCGATGGCATCACCTTGTCTCAGTCG TTGGCCATTATCCAGTACATTGAGGAAACTCGGCCAGAGCCCCGCCTCCTGCCTGCAGACCCAAAGCAGCGGGCTCATGTGCGCATCATTTGTGACATCATCGCATCAGGGATCCAGCCCCTCCAG AATCTGTACGTGATTCAGAAAATCGGAGCAGGGAAGGTACAGTGGGCTCAACATTTCATCAACCGAGGATTTGAGG CTCTGGAGCCTATCCTGAAGCAGACAGCAGGAAAATACTGTGTAGGTGATGAG ATATCCATGGCAGATATTTGTCTTGTGCCTCAAGTCTACAATGCCGAAAG GTTCAAGGTGGATATGTCCCAGTTCCCTACTATCAGACGATTAAACCAGACCTTAATTGAGATCGATGCTTTCAAAGTCAGTCATCCATCTCATCAGCCTGATACTCCTGATGATTTGCAGGCATAA
- the gstz1 gene encoding maleylacetoacetate isomerase isoform X2 — translation MNTMDTQAKPVLYGYFRSSCSWRVRIAFALKGIEYEQKPVNLIKDGGQQLTDQFKAINPMQQVPAVTIDGITLSQSLAIIQYIEETRPEPRLLPADPKQRAHVRIICDIIASGIQPLQNLYVIQKIGAGKVQWAQHFINRGFEALEPILKQTAGKYCVGDEISMADICLVPQVYNAERFKVDMSQFPTIRRLNQTLIEIDAFKVSHPSHQPDTPDDLQA, via the exons ATGAACACCATGGACACACAAGCAAAG CCTGTTCTTTATGGATACTTTAGGAGTTCTTGCTCTTGGAGAGTGCGGATAG CATTTGCATTGAAAGGCATTGAATATGAGCAAAAACCAGTAAATCTCATCAAGGATGGTGGGCAACAG CTCACAGATCAGTTCAAGGCAATTAATCCAATGCAGCAAGTTCCTGCAGTCACCATCGATGGCATCACCTTGTCTCAGTCG TTGGCCATTATCCAGTACATTGAGGAAACTCGGCCAGAGCCCCGCCTCCTGCCTGCAGACCCAAAGCAGCGGGCTCATGTGCGCATCATTTGTGACATCATCGCATCAGGGATCCAGCCCCTCCAG AATCTGTACGTGATTCAGAAAATCGGAGCAGGGAAGGTACAGTGGGCTCAACATTTCATCAACCGAGGATTTGAGG CTCTGGAGCCTATCCTGAAGCAGACAGCAGGAAAATACTGTGTAGGTGATGAG ATATCCATGGCAGATATTTGTCTTGTGCCTCAAGTCTACAATGCCGAAAG GTTCAAGGTGGATATGTCCCAGTTCCCTACTATCAGACGATTAAACCAGACCTTAATTGAGATCGATGCTTTCAAAGTCAGTCATCCATCTCATCAGCCTGATACTCCTGATGATTTGCAGGCATAA
- the gstz1 gene encoding maleylacetoacetate isomerase isoform X3 — protein MVGNSSQISSRQLIQCSKFLQSPSMASPCLSRWPLSSTLRKLGQSPASCLQTQSSGLMCASFVTSSHQGSSPSRRVRHEIIFKNLYVIQKIGAGKVQWAQHFINRGFEALEPILKQTAGKYCVGDEISMADICLVPQVYNAERFKVDMSQFPTIRRLNQTLIEIDAFKVSHPSHQPDTPDDLQA, from the exons ATGGTGGGCAACAG CTCACAGATCAGTTCAAGGCAATTAATCCAATGCAGCAAGTTCCTGCAGTCACCATCGATGGCATCACCTTGTCTCAGTCG TTGGCCATTATCCAGTACATTGAGGAAACTCGGCCAGAGCCCCGCCTCCTGCCTGCAGACCCAAAGCAGCGGGCTCATGTGCGCATCATTTGTGACATCATCGCATCAGGGATCCAGCCCCTCCAGGCGAGTGAGACATGAGATTATTTTTAAG AATCTGTACGTGATTCAGAAAATCGGAGCAGGGAAGGTACAGTGGGCTCAACATTTCATCAACCGAGGATTTGAGG CTCTGGAGCCTATCCTGAAGCAGACAGCAGGAAAATACTGTGTAGGTGATGAG ATATCCATGGCAGATATTTGTCTTGTGCCTCAAGTCTACAATGCCGAAAG GTTCAAGGTGGATATGTCCCAGTTCCCTACTATCAGACGATTAAACCAGACCTTAATTGAGATCGATGCTTTCAAAGTCAGTCATCCATCTCATCAGCCTGATACTCCTGATGATTTGCAGGCATAA
- the zgc:163014 gene encoding rab9 effector protein with kelch motifs, with protein MGKVHFYAIWSLREAPRQFIRNVNRKMYQVQMPLPLPKQLIVFGLGEWSSFSSDTEISVEVLLGPEVKSQVIGTLSPRSRCLIWQGVWTPELLAEATQRGRRGVYAKVMLRINGQVRSSFISSTPRVTRKRLALNHSSNPSSTLLSSGESHDITQRSPAEGSVSCTELGTSKMETRENTLLNVQGVWPMDKTPRRSIIGIKGYVWSSEELESPRDPNRVSSPKKRKLRKMSAVDLEDETAVKRVKSCRADCPSKRWSHAVCLSDPETAILIGGEADDQARCKDSIWKLEIDNDFWFPMDVSSSDVSPPSAQGHTATFDPESKVVYVYGGLRDGQRYSDIYVLDTITWKWKLVSAKGNIPSLAYHSATVYKKELYVFGGVQPSRCPEGKVCSNALYIFNPEHGLWYQPIVEGDRPLPRFGHSTTLLSNKMIIFGGRKTATYLNDLHILDLGFMEYTAVKYENMPPLARGFHAALPVSDNRVLISGGCSAVGALQDLHLFNIDTSSWTSVVSPLLCSKPRAGHSLISLGGTKALSSDPRDARDRRHGNRLSLQCTILVFGGSDCLGTFYNDTIKCMVELPV; from the exons AAATGTCAACCGTAAGATGTACCAGGTTCAGATGCCGTTACCTTTACCGAAGCAGCTGATAGTATTTGGTTTAGGGGAATGGTCATCCTTCTCCAGTGACACTGAGATCTCTGTGGAGGTTCTGCTGGGTCCAGAGGTCAAATCACAGGTCATCGGGACTCTTTCACCTCGCTCCAG GTGTCTGATCTGGCAAGGAGTTTGGACTCCTGAACTCCTCGCTGAAGCCACACAGAGAGGCAGGAGAGGAGtttatgccaaagtcatgctCCGCATCAATGGACAG GTGAGATCCAGTTTTATCAGCAGTACTCCACGAGTGACGAGGAAACGTCTAGCGCTGAACCACTCCTCCAATCCGTCCAGCACCCTTCTCAGCAGCGGAGAGAGTCACGAT ATCACCCAGAGATCACCTGCCGAAGGAAGCGTCAGCTGCACGGAGCTGGGCACAAGCAAAATGGAGACAAGGGAAAACACTCTACTCAATGTTCAGGGCGTGTGGCCAATG GATAAGACTCCAAGACGCTCCATTATAGGAATAAAGGGGTATGTTTGGAGTTCTGAAGAACTGGAAAGCCCTCGGGATCCAAACCGAGTTTCAAGCCCGAAGAAACGCAAACTGCGTAAAATGTCTGCAGTAGATTTAGAGGACGAGACTGCCGTCAAACGTGTGAAGAGTTGCAGGGCGG actGTCCGTCAAAACGCTGGAGCCACGCAGTGTGTTTGAGTGATCCTGAAACGGCCATTCTGATTGGTGGAGAGGCTGATGACCAGGCCAGGTGTAAAGACTCGATATGGAAATTGGAGATTG ACAATGATTTCTGGTTCCCCATGGACGTCTCATCATCTGATGTCAGTCCACCAAGCGCACAAGGTCACACTGCAACCTTTGATCCCGAGTCTAAGGTTGTCTATGTGTACGGTGGTCTGAGAGACGGCCAGCGATACAGTGATATTTATGTACTGGACACTATAACATGGaagtggaagcttgtttct GCAAAGGGAAATATCCCGTCATTGGCATATCACAGTGCCACAGTCTATAAGAAGGAGCTGTATGTTTTTGGAGGGGTGCAGCCCAGCCGATGTCCTGAAGGCAAGGTTTGCAGTAATGCATTGTACATCTTTAACCCAGAACATGGTCTGTGGTATCAACCGATTGTGGAGGGTGACCGTCCTCTGCCCAGGTTTGG GCACTCCACCACGCTGCTGTCCAACAAGATGATCATTTTTGGTGGGAGAAAAACCGCCACCTACCTCAATGATCTTCACATCCTGGATCTAG GCTTCATGGAATACACTGCTGTAAAGTACGAGAACATGCCACCATTGGCCCGTGG GTTTCACGCTGCTCTACCCGTGTCTGACAACAGGGTGCTGATCAGCGGAGGCTGCAGTGCTGTAGGAGCCCTACAGGACCTCCATCTCTTTAACATAG ATACCAGCTCCTGGACATCAGTGGTGTCCCCATTGCTTTGCTCTAAGCCTCGCGCAGGCCACAGTCTGATAAGCCTGGGTGGTACAAAGGCTTTATCTTCAGACCCGAGGGATGCAAGGGATCGCCGTCATGGCAACCGCCTCTCTCTTCAATGTACCATCCTAGTATTTGGAGGGTCAGATTGTTTAGGAACCTTTTATAATGACACCATTAAATGCATGGTTGAACTCCCTGTTTAG